Sequence from the Feifania hominis genome:
AAGCCGAACACGGTGCCAAGCTGGCGTGCGCCGCCGGTCTCAATGAGCAGCGACGCAAAGACAAAAAAGGGGAAGAGCGCGGGGATGATAACCCGAAAACAGACGCCGAGGCTCTCGATGACGGCGGCCGAGACCTCGCCCGGATAGCGGATGAGCGCCGCGATACAGGCGAGTATCGCGGCAGGCAGAAGAAAGCGAAAACACTTTTTGATCAGAAATCCCAAGCAGGCCGCTCCTTTCCATGACGGGAGAGCCCCGCCGTTTTCCGTATAGGCTAATATATTACCGGCGAAGTCATTTTACCATCGCCGCCGGCATAAATTTTTGTTAGAACAGCATACAGGAGGAGCCATGGCCAGAAGAACAAAGGACAGCGATCACCGGGGAATCCGCGAGCGGATCGCCGACATCAGCCAGGCGCTCGATATCCCGAGTGACGCGCTCACCGGGGGCAGCCGTATCGAGCTGCTGGGCAACCGCGCGCTCACCGTCGAGTCGCACAAGGGCATTTTGGAATACAACGACGACTGCATCCGCCTGTCGGGCGGCAATGTGGTCATCGTGGTGCGGGGCAAGAACCTCAATTTGAAAAATCTCACCGCAGAGTATGCCGAGATCACGGGATTTATTGTCGGAATTGACTTTACGGCCTGACTCGTGCGCCGGATAAGGAGTAAACTATGATCATCTTTCGTCTGCTCCGGTTTTTCTGGGGGAGCGTCACCGTCTTTGCCAGAAGCTCGTTTCTGGAGCGCTTTTTGAATCTCTGTACTCATGCGGGCATCAAAATTTACCGTGTGGAACGCCACAGCCGCGAGGAGATGGACTTCACCGTACCCGCGCGGCAATTCAAAAAACTGCGGCCGATTGCACACAGGACCAAAACCAGGCTGCGCATTACGGAAAAGCGGGGCTTCCCCTTTCTGGTGCGGCGCTACCGCAAACGCTACGCGCTGGCGGCGGGGGTGCTGCTCTTTCTGGCGGCGCTGGCGTTCATGTCCTGTTTTATCTGGTCCATCGACGTCAGCGGCAACGTGGAGGTAAGTGACGAGGAGATTCTCGCCCAGCTCGCGGAAGAGGGCTTTGTCACCGGTATCTACGCGGGCAATCTCGACCTTGATACCATCTATCAGAATATGCTCATCAAAAACGACCGCCTCGCGTGGATCGCCATCAACATCAAGGGCAGCAAGGCCTTTGTCGAGGTCAAGGAGCGGGTCATGGCGCCGGAGTTTGTCGACCGCGAGAATCCCTATGACATCTTTGCGCGAAGCGACGGGGTGATTACGGCCCTTGAGGTCTACGAGGGCGAGCCCATGGTGAAAGTCGGCGACGCCGTGACCAAGGGGCAGCTTCTTGTCGCGGGTACGCGCACCAACCAGTTTGGAGAGATGACGCTGCACGCGAGCGAGGCAAAGATTCTCGCGCAGACCGCACGAAGTTTCAAGACCACCGTACCCCAAATCAAACAGGAGGAGTACTACACCGGCGAGGTGGAGAAAAAGCGCACCCTGCGCATTTTCGGGCTGCCGATAAAATTGTTTCTAAACAGTGGTATTTCTGCCGCCGAATATGATAAAATTACGAATGAATACGACGTGTCCATCGGCGGGCAGCTCTATCTGCCCATTCAGATGGAAGTCGTCACCTACAAGGAAAAAGAGGTCTTTGAGCGGACACTCACCCGTGAGGAGCAGCTTCTTGAGGCGCGCGGCAAAATCGGCCGTTTCGCCGAGCAGAAGCTCCGGGGGATGGAGGTACTCGACAGCCATGAGAGCGTGGTTGACAACGGCGACTCCATCACCGTGCGAATCACGTACGACTGCGTGGAGGACATCGGCGAGCGCGTGCGCATCTATCCGGCCGACATGCCCGAGCAGCAGCCCGCCGCGTGAGTGCGGCAAGAGGACGGAGAATCCGGCAGTGGAAAGGAAGCGGCGGGATGGCCGCCGCGCAGGAGGATATGACGGAACGCACCATCAACATCGACCGAATGGAGGAGGTCGTCAATGTTTTCGGCAACTTTGACGAGAACATTGCGGCCATCGAGCAGCGCTATCACATCAGCATTCTCTTCCGGGACGGGGAACTCAAATTCTCCGGCGGCGCGGAGGATGTCGACCGGGGCATCAAGGTTGTGGAGGGCCTGCTGCTGCTCGCCTCAAAGGGAGAGCTCATCGGCGACCAGAATGTCGAATATGTGATCTCTCTTGTGGAGGAGGGCGAGCAGGACAAAATCAATGCCCTCGCGGGGGACTGTGTCTGCGTCACGGCCAAGGGAAAACCCATCAAGGCGAAGACGCTCGGCCAGCAGAAGTATGTGGAGGCCATTGAAAAGAATACCATCACCCTGGCGGGCGGCCCTGCCGGAACGGGCAAGACCTATCTCGCCGTAGCAATGGCCGTCTCAGCCTTTCGCGACAAGAACATCAACCGCATTATCATCACCCGACCGGCAGTCGAAGCGGGAGAGAAGCTCGGCTTTCTGCCCGGCGATTTGCAGAACAAAGTCGATCCCTATCTGCGGCCGCTGCACGATGCGCTGTTCGACATGCTCGGCGTGGAGACCTATCACAAGTACCTCGAGCGCGGCAACATCGAAGTTGCGCCGCTCGCCTATATGCGTGGGCGCACGCTTGACGACAGCTTTATCATTCTCGACGAGGCCCAGAACACCACGCCCGAGCAGATGAAGATGTTTCTCACCCGCCTCGGCTTCAATTCCAAGGCAGTCATCACGGGCGACACGACCCAGACCGACCTGCCCTATGGGAAAAAATCGGGGCTCGTCGAGGCGATCAAGATCCTGCGCAACATCGACGATATTGCGATTGTCAACCTGACCAACCGCGATGTGGTGCGCCACAAGCTGGTACAGAAGATCATCATGGCCTATGAGAAATACGAGGAAGAAAAGGGGCGCCGCCGTGTCAGAAAAGAGTCAAAATAGCGTTCTCTTTGCCAACGAACAGGACAAGCTGAAAACCGACGGACTCGAGGCGCTGCTTTTGCGCTGCGTCGATGAGACTCTTCGCGCTGAGGGGTTCCCGGAGCCGGCGGAGATCAGCGTGACTTTCGTCGACGACGAGGCCATCCACGAGTTGAATCTGCAGGCGCGCGGAGTTGACCGGCCGACGGATGTGCTGAGCTTTCCTCTGTTGGAGTGGGATGGCGAGCCGGACTTCGAGGCCGTGAGAAACCGCGCCACGGGCGCGGTGATGCTCGGTGACATCGTGCTCTCGCTCGAGAGAGCGGCGGCTCAGGCGCAGGAGTATGGCCACAGCTTTGAGCGCGAGACGGGTTTTCTGTGCGTACATAGCATGCTGCATCTGCTCGGCTACGACCATGTCGAGCCCGATGAAGAACAGGTGATGAGACAGAGGGCTGAGGCTGTATTGCAGACGCTCGGCCTGAGGAGGGAACATGGAGATTAAGAAATCGGGCTTTGTGTCGCTGGTCGGCCGGCCGAATGTGGGAAAATCCACACTGGTCAACGCCCTGGTCGGCGAAAAGGTGGCAATCGTCTCGCCGAAGCCCCAGACGACCAGAAACCGCATTCTTGCCATTTTGACCACCGACGACACCCAGGTAGTCTTTGTGGACACGCCCGGAATGCACCGCCCGCGCACCAGGCTCGGCAACTACATGGTGCGCTCGGCTGAGAGCTCTCTGCGCGATGTCGACGCCGTGCTCTTTGTGGTGGAGCCGAACGGGAAGATTGCCGAGATTGAGCAGCAGATTCTGGCGCGGCTTGTCTCGGACAAGCTGCCTGCGGTTCTCGTCATCAACAAGGTGGACCGCAGTACGCCGGAGCTCATTGCCAAGACCATCATGCTCTATCGGGACTGCTGCGATTTTCGGGCGGTTGTACCCATCTCGGCGCTCAAAAACGATGGGGTGGATATTGTCCGCGACGAGATTCTCGCGCTCATGCCGCAGGGGCCGCAGTACTTCCCGGAGGACGAGCTGACCGATCAGCCTGAGCGGCAAATGGTCGCCGAGATCATCCGCGAAAAGGCGCTTGGCCTGCTCGACCAGGAGGTGCCCCACGGCATTGCGGTGGAAATCGTCCAATTTCGCGAGCGTGAGGACGGCCTTGTGAGCATCAGCGCGACCATCTACTGCGAGAGGGAGTCCCACAAGGGCATCATCATCGGCAGAGGAGGAAAGACCCTCAAGGCCATCAGTTCGCGCGCGCGCGCCGACATCGAGCGGCTGCTTGACACGAGAGTGTATCTTGAGACCTTTGTCAAGGTCAAGGAGAACTGGCGCGACAGCGACTATCTGATTCGGAACTTCGGCTATGACGACAGGAGAGATGGCTGACGGTATGGAACTCATGGCCAGGGGTATTGTCATCAAGGAGACCGCAGTGGGTGAGAACGATAAGATTCTCACCCTGTTTCTCGAGGGGTACGGCAAGGTGCAGGCCTGGGCGCGCGGCTCGCGCAAAGTGTCGGGCAAGCTCCTCGCGGTGAGCTCTCTGTTCACCTATGCCAAATACTCCATTGTCAAGCGAAAGGACACGGGAATCATCACCGGTGGCGAGGTCATTGAGACCTTTTTCGATCTGCGCACCGACATTGTCAAGCTCGCGCTTGGCAACTATCTGCTCGAGCTCGCAGGCGCATCGGTGGAGGAAAATGCCGCCGAGGACGAGATTCTGCGGCTGCTGCTCAACACGCTGCATGTGCTGACAAAGCGCGATTTGCCGCCAAAGTTTGTCAAGGCGGTGTTCGAGCTTCGTATCCTGTCGCTCTCGGGCTATCTGCCGGAGCTTCACAGCTGTGTCAGCTGCGGCAGGGAGAGCGGGCTGACCCGCTTTGACTGTGTCGCGGGGGGCCTGCTCTGCGGCAGCTGTGAAAGCGATGCACCGGCTGAAACAATCTACCCTGTTTCGGCTGGAAGCGTGGACGCCATGCGCTATATTGTGTCCTGCCGTCCTGAAAAGCTCTTTTCCTTTACACTTTCGCCGGCCTCGCTGGACCAGCTTGCAGAGGTAGCCGAGGGATTTGCAAGAGTCATGCTCGAGCGCCGGTTCAAGACGCTCGGCTTCTATCACAGTATTGTTTGAAAAGCAGGTGAACACTTGAAACAGAATCGGGAATCATTAAACGCCAAGACCCGCCGCACGCTCGAGTACGACAAAGTTGTGGCCATGCTCGCCGAGTGTGCTGCGACTGACGATGCCAAGGAGCGCATCCGTGCGCTCACGCCGTCGGGCAACCGGGAGGAGGTCGAGCGTCGTCTGCGGGAGACCGACGACGCGAAGACGCTCATCGGGCTGCGGGGAGGGCCCCGCTTTGCGGCTGTGAAAAATGTCGTTTCAGCCGTACAGCGCGCCGACAAGGGGGCGCGCCTCTCGCTGCGGGAGCTGCTCGACGTCGCAGGCGTGCTGCGCACGGCGCGCACGCTTCGCGCTTACCACGACGATGCATCGGAGGTGGAGCTCTCCATCGGGCATCTCTTTTCGGGGCTTGTGCCGAACAAGTATCTTGAGGAGCTCATCACAAACTCCATTCTCTCTGAGGAGGAGATCGCAGACGCGGCGAGCGCAGAGCTCGCACGCATCCGCCGTGCCATCGGCGCGCAGACCGCCAAGGCCCGTGAGATTCTCCAGCGAATCATCCGTTCCACCACCATGCAGAAGTATCTGCAGGAGCCGATTATCACCATGCGCGGCGACCGCTATGTCATCCCGGTCAAGGCTGAGCACAAAAACGACATTCCGGGCCTTGTCCACGATACATCGGGCAGCGGCGCGACCTATTTTATCGAGCCCATGTCAGTCGTTGAGGCCAACAACGAGCTGCGAGTGCTGCTCTCGAAAGAGCAGGACGAGATCGAACGCATCATCGCCGAGCTCTCCGCCCAGGTGGCCGAGAGCGGCGAGAGCATCAAAACCGACTACGATCTGATCGTGGCGCTCGATGTGATCTTTGCCAAGGGCAAGCTCTCCTACCAGATGAAAGCGACGCGGCCGCTGGTCGGCGATGACGGCGTGGTGGAGCTAAGCCATGCACGCCACCCGCTGATTCCCGCCGGGCGGGTGGTGCCGATCGACATCCGTCTGGGCGGTGACTTCGATACGCTGGTCATCACCGGCCCCAACACGGGCGGCAAGACGGTGACACTCAAGACGCTCGGACTTCTGACACTCATGGCGCAGGCGGGGCTCCACATCCCCGCGTGGGACGGCAGCCGCGTGTCGACCTTTGACAATCTGCTCTCCGACATCGGCGACGAGCAGTCCATCGAGCAGTCGCTGTCGACGTTTTCCTCCCACATGACAAACATCGTCAGCATCATGGCGGTGGCGGATGAGCGTACGCTTCTGCTTTTTGACGAGCTCGGCGCGGGTACTGACCCAACCGAGGGCGCGGCGCTTGCCATTGCCATACTGGAGCGCGGGCGTCTTCTCGGCGCGCGCATCGCGGCGACCACTCATTACGCCGAGCTCAAGCTCTTTGCGCTCAAGACGCCCGGGGTGGAAAACGCCTCCTGTGAATTCGATGTGCAGAGTCTCAAGCCGACCTATAAGCTGCTCATTGGCACACCGGGCCGCTCTAACGCCTTTGCCATCTCGGCTAAGCTCGGGCTTGATGCGGCGGTGATCGACCGCGCAAAGAGCCTGATTGAGGAGGACTCCATCCAGTTTGAGGAGGTGCTCCACCAGCTCGACGACAAGCGCCAGCAGCTTGAGCGCGAACACGAGCAGGCGGCTCTTCTGCGCCGGGAGCTTGAGGGTGAGCGCGGGCGTCTCGCCGAACAGCGCGAGCAGTTTGAGCGTATGCGCGACCGCGAGGCGGACCGAGCGCGTCAGGAGGCCAGGCGGATTCTAGCCGCGGCGAAGCACGAGTATGCCGAACTGCAAAAGCAGATTGACCAGGTGCGCCGAATCCGTGAGAGCGCAGACTACCAGCGCAGCCTGCAGGAGCTCAAATCAAAGACCAAAAGTCATCTGTCAAACCTCGACAACCTGGTCAACCCTGTGAACGACAGTGACGACGGCTATGTTCTGCCGCGGCCGCTGAAGATCGGCGACAGCGTGCAGATCAAAAACATCGACAAGCTCGCCTCGGTTCTGAGTCTGCCCGATCAGAACGGCAATATGGAGCTGCAGGCGGGCATCATCAAAACCAAGGTGAACGTCAGGGATGTGCGCCTGGTAGAGACCGACAAGGTGACCATCAACGTCTCAAAGAGCAAATACCGTGACCTCATGGCTAACCGTGAGAAAAACGCAGCAAGGGCCGATGGACCGAAATCGGTGCGCAGCTATAACCCGGAGCTCGACTTGCGCGGAATGAACGGCGATGAGGCGTCGCTTGAGATCGACAAGTTTCTCGACGACTGTGCCGTTGCCGGAATCAATCAGGTCTCGCTGATTCACGGCAAGGGGACGGGTGCGCTCCGCGCGGCAGTCCATGCGTTTCTCAGGGGAAACCCGCACGTCAAATCCTTTCGGCTGGGTGTGTACGGCGAGGGGGAGACGGGGGTCACCATTGTGGAACTCAAATAGTCGAATTGTCAAATGCGTGCCGCCCGGCACGCATTTTTTCTGCCCTGTCCACGTATAGTGGGAGAGTGAATGAGCAGGGTAGGAGGGAAAGACCATGACGGCAGTTCTGCAGATCAGTCAGAGTGACAGGCGACGATTTTGTCGCCTGCGCGAGCGCCAGTATGAGCTCTCTGATTTTCTCTTCTGGAATGTGTCGCTGACACTTTCGGCAAACTATACCAGGCGCCGGCACGAGAGGTGGCTCCGCAAGCTCGCACGGCGCTTTGCGCGCATGGGTGTTGACACCCTGATTGTGCACAATGAGACCGAGTACTCCTTTGGCGCGCCGTTGACGCGCTGGGGGCTGCGCCAGCTCGACTTCGAGCAGACGTTCGCTCAGACAAAGCTCGCTCTCGCCAATCGTTTTTTTGAGATTCTGCCAAAGCCGGTCAGTGAGCTTACGCTTGTTGTCTACGACCGCGACGCGGCATACGCGGATGAGCCCTGGCTGCGGGAGCTCGTCTTTCGCGCCTCGCGGGTGAGCGTGATCTGCGCAGAGCCTGAGCGCTACGAGGGCTTCTGTGAGTGGGCGCTCACCGAGCGGGGTGCGGGAGTGACGCTTTCAAGGCCCTTTGAGCTCGATTTTGAGGCGGATGTACTCGTTGTGCTCTCTGGAGCGGAGGGCATTGTGCGAAACCGCCTGATCCGCCGCCAGGGCATCGTGCTCAATCTTGATGGGGAGTATGAGCCACGCCACGACGACCCGCAGAAGTTGATCTCACCGGTGTTTGAACCGCGGCGCGCACCAGTTGACTATGCGGCGAGCCTGCTGTCGAGGGAGGATTTGCTGCTGCTTCTCACGGAGAATCTGGGATCAGATGCGGTCACGGTCGCCCTGAAAGGCAGAGAGGGTGAGTTGGACCGCGCGCTCGCTTCAAAGTTGCTGCATTGGGCTTGACAGGGGTTGCGGCGGTAACTATAATAGATTGGTATATTGGAAAATGAAGACTAGTGAACAATAATAGTTTAATTATAGGGAAAGCTTGAGGAGGGTATACCGGACATGTCCAAACCGATTGTCATTACGGACGAGGGATTGAAAAAGCTCGAGGATGAGCTCAACGAGCTGATCGTTGTAAAACGCAAGGAGATTGCTGAACAGATCAAACAGGCGCGCGACTATGGCGATCTGTCTGAAAACAGTGAATACGATGAGGCGAAAAACCAGCAGGCCGTTGTGGAGGCCCGTATTGCTCAGATTGAGCAGATGCTCAAAAATGTCAAGCTGGTAGACAAGGCCGAACTCAACACGGAGAAAGTCAACATCGGCGCCAAGGTCAAGGTCTACGACGAGGAGTTCGATGAGGAGATCACCTATGAGCTCGTAGGCAGTACCGAAGCTGATCCGCGCAAGAACAAGATCACATATGAGTCGCCTGTCGGCAAGGCGCTCATGGGCCACGAGGTGGGTGAGACGGTCGACGTTGTCACCCCCGGCGGCGAGAATAAACTCAAAATTCTGGAGATACTGCTTTAAGACGGAAAAGAGGGAAAATAGCCGGGCGACAGCCCGTCTATTTTTTGCCCGGAGGAGGATGCAAAATGGCGCAGGAACCAAGCAACGCAAACGCACCGGCGGAGGAGCTCGATTTAAATGAAATTCTCCGCATTCGCAGAGAGAAGCTCAGCGACCTTCAGCGCAGCGGCCGCGACCCCTACCAGATCACCAAATTTGAGCGCGACTCGAGCTCCATGCAGATCAAGGACCACTTCGATGAGATGGAGGGAAAGAGCGTCCGCATCGCGGGGCGCATGATGTCCAAGCGCGACATGGGTAAGGCCTCTTTCTGCGACGTGCAGGATCGCGACGGCCGCATTCAGGTCTACGCCAAAATTGACGACATCGGCGAGGACTCCTATACGGAGTTCAAGAAGTTCGACATCGGCGACATCGTCGGTGTGGAGGGAATGGTGTTCCGCACACGGCGCGGAGAGATCTCGATTCATGCGACGGCGATTACACTGCTTTCAAAATCGCTTCTGCCGCTGCCGGAGAAGTTCCACGGTCTCAAGGATACCGATCTTCGCTACCGCCAGCGGTACGTCGATCTGATTGTCAACCCAGAGGTCAAGGAGACCTTTATCAAGCGCAGCAAGGTCATCCGCGAAATTCGCGCCTTTCTCGACGAGCGCGGCTACATTGAGGTGGAAACTCCCGTTCTGAATACCATTGCGGGCGGCGCCGCGGCGCGGCCGTTCATCACCCATCACAACACGCTTGACATCGACATGTATCTGCGCATTGCAA
This genomic interval carries:
- a CDS encoding PhoH family protein, which gives rise to MTERTINIDRMEEVVNVFGNFDENIAAIEQRYHISILFRDGELKFSGGAEDVDRGIKVVEGLLLLASKGELIGDQNVEYVISLVEEGEQDKINALAGDCVCVTAKGKPIKAKTLGQQKYVEAIEKNTITLAGGPAGTGKTYLAVAMAVSAFRDKNINRIIITRPAVEAGEKLGFLPGDLQNKVDPYLRPLHDALFDMLGVETYHKYLERGNIEVAPLAYMRGRTLDDSFIILDEAQNTTPEQMKMFLTRLGFNSKAVITGDTTQTDLPYGKKSGLVEAIKILRNIDDIAIVNLTNRDVVRHKLVQKIIMAYEKYEEEKGRRRVRKESK
- a CDS encoding YabP/YqfC family sporulation protein, which produces MARRTKDSDHRGIRERIADISQALDIPSDALTGGSRIELLGNRALTVESHKGILEYNDDCIRLSGGNVVIVVRGKNLNLKNLTAEYAEITGFIVGIDFTA
- a CDS encoding endonuclease MutS2, coding for MKQNRESLNAKTRRTLEYDKVVAMLAECAATDDAKERIRALTPSGNREEVERRLRETDDAKTLIGLRGGPRFAAVKNVVSAVQRADKGARLSLRELLDVAGVLRTARTLRAYHDDASEVELSIGHLFSGLVPNKYLEELITNSILSEEEIADAASAELARIRRAIGAQTAKAREILQRIIRSTTMQKYLQEPIITMRGDRYVIPVKAEHKNDIPGLVHDTSGSGATYFIEPMSVVEANNELRVLLSKEQDEIERIIAELSAQVAESGESIKTDYDLIVALDVIFAKGKLSYQMKATRPLVGDDGVVELSHARHPLIPAGRVVPIDIRLGGDFDTLVITGPNTGGKTVTLKTLGLLTLMAQAGLHIPAWDGSRVSTFDNLLSDIGDEQSIEQSLSTFSSHMTNIVSIMAVADERTLLLFDELGAGTDPTEGAALAIAILERGRLLGARIAATTHYAELKLFALKTPGVENASCEFDVQSLKPTYKLLIGTPGRSNAFAISAKLGLDAAVIDRAKSLIEEDSIQFEEVLHQLDDKRQQLEREHEQAALLRRELEGERGRLAEQREQFERMRDREADRARQEARRILAAAKHEYAELQKQIDQVRRIRESADYQRSLQELKSKTKSHLSNLDNLVNPVNDSDDGYVLPRPLKIGDSVQIKNIDKLASVLSLPDQNGNMELQAGIIKTKVNVRDVRLVETDKVTINVSKSKYRDLMANREKNAARADGPKSVRSYNPELDLRGMNGDEASLEIDKFLDDCAVAGINQVSLIHGKGTGALRAAVHAFLRGNPHVKSFRLGVYGEGETGVTIVELK
- the ybeY gene encoding rRNA maturation RNase YbeY, which codes for MSEKSQNSVLFANEQDKLKTDGLEALLLRCVDETLRAEGFPEPAEISVTFVDDEAIHELNLQARGVDRPTDVLSFPLLEWDGEPDFEAVRNRATGAVMLGDIVLSLERAAAQAQEYGHSFERETGFLCVHSMLHLLGYDHVEPDEEQVMRQRAEAVLQTLGLRREHGD
- the greA gene encoding transcription elongation factor GreA, giving the protein MSKPIVITDEGLKKLEDELNELIVVKRKEIAEQIKQARDYGDLSENSEYDEAKNQQAVVEARIAQIEQMLKNVKLVDKAELNTEKVNIGAKVKVYDEEFDEEITYELVGSTEADPRKNKITYESPVGKALMGHEVGETVDVVTPGGENKLKILEILL
- the era gene encoding GTPase Era; amino-acid sequence: MEIKKSGFVSLVGRPNVGKSTLVNALVGEKVAIVSPKPQTTRNRILAILTTDDTQVVFVDTPGMHRPRTRLGNYMVRSAESSLRDVDAVLFVVEPNGKIAEIEQQILARLVSDKLPAVLVINKVDRSTPELIAKTIMLYRDCCDFRAVVPISALKNDGVDIVRDEILALMPQGPQYFPEDELTDQPERQMVAEIIREKALGLLDQEVPHGIAVEIVQFREREDGLVSISATIYCERESHKGIIIGRGGKTLKAISSRARADIERLLDTRVYLETFVKVKENWRDSDYLIRNFGYDDRRDG
- the recO gene encoding DNA repair protein RecO, coding for MTTGEMADGMELMARGIVIKETAVGENDKILTLFLEGYGKVQAWARGSRKVSGKLLAVSSLFTYAKYSIVKRKDTGIITGGEVIETFFDLRTDIVKLALGNYLLELAGASVEENAAEDEILRLLLNTLHVLTKRDLPPKFVKAVFELRILSLSGYLPELHSCVSCGRESGLTRFDCVAGGLLCGSCESDAPAETIYPVSAGSVDAMRYIVSCRPEKLFSFTLSPASLDQLAEVAEGFARVMLERRFKTLGFYHSIV
- the yqfD gene encoding sporulation protein YqfD, with translation MIIFRLLRFFWGSVTVFARSSFLERFLNLCTHAGIKIYRVERHSREEMDFTVPARQFKKLRPIAHRTKTRLRITEKRGFPFLVRRYRKRYALAAGVLLFLAALAFMSCFIWSIDVSGNVEVSDEEILAQLAEEGFVTGIYAGNLDLDTIYQNMLIKNDRLAWIAINIKGSKAFVEVKERVMAPEFVDRENPYDIFARSDGVITALEVYEGEPMVKVGDAVTKGQLLVAGTRTNQFGEMTLHASEAKILAQTARSFKTTVPQIKQEEYYTGEVEKKRTLRIFGLPIKLFLNSGISAAEYDKITNEYDVSIGGQLYLPIQMEVVTYKEKEVFERTLTREEQLLEARGKIGRFAEQKLRGMEVLDSHESVVDNGDSITVRITYDCVEDIGERVRIYPADMPEQQPAA